One segment of Tolypothrix sp. NIES-4075 DNA contains the following:
- the ssb gene encoding single-stranded DNA-binding protein encodes MLVGRCGQEPDLKYFESGAVKGSMSIAVRLPYRSEQALWFDLVAWGNQAVVIGNYVRKGTQIAITGEFGFDRYMHHLYYFQQI; translated from the coding sequence ATGCTAGTTGGCAGATGTGGACAAGAACCTGACCTGAAATATTTCGAGTCTGGCGCAGTTAAAGGTTCAATGTCTATTGCAGTCAGACTACCCTACAGAAGTGAACAAGCCCTCTGGTTTGATTTAGTCGCCTGGGGAAACCAAGCAGTAGTGATTGGAAATTACGTTCGTAAAGGAACTCAGATTGCAATTACTGGCGAGTTTGGATTTGATCGTTACATGCATCATTTGTACTACTTTCAACAGATTTAG